A genomic segment from Malaclemys terrapin pileata isolate rMalTer1 chromosome 1, rMalTer1.hap1, whole genome shotgun sequence encodes:
- the LOC128833275 gene encoding olfactory receptor 52R1-like produces the protein MSDSNTTDFTNPSTFILVGIPGLEAAHIWISIPFCAMYVIAILGNSTILFIVKKEPSLHEPMYYFLCMLAITDLVLSTSVMPKTLSIFWFNSREINFSACLTQLYFLHCFSVMESGIFVAMALDRYVAICHPLRHSTILTNPVVAKIGLAVVLRGGMLVMPHPFLARQWPYCRNNIILHSYCEHMAVVKLACADIRMSSYYSLFVIFSVIGLDVFFITFSYINILWAIFRIPTKDARLKTFATCGSHLCIILAFYIPGLFSFLMYRFGHNVALHFHILMANVYLLLPPMLNPIIYGVRTKQIRDRLIWLFAHKGM, from the coding sequence atgtcagattccaacacaactgacttcaccaacccctccaccttcatactggtgggcattcctggcctggaggcagcccatATCTGGATCTCTATCCCATTCTGTGCCATGTACGTcatagccatcttggggaactCCACCATCCTGTTCATCGTGAAGAAGGAGCCAAGCCTCCATGAACctatgtactatttcctctgcatgctggccatcaCCGACCTGGTCTTGTCTACGTCCGTCATGCCCAAAacgctgagcatcttctggttcaattccagggagatcaatttcagtgcctgcctcacccagttGTACTTCCTTCACTGCTTCTCAGTGATGGAGTCTGGGATCTTCGTGGCCATGGCTTTGgatcgctacgtggccatctgccatcccctgagacattccaccatcctgacaaacccTGTGGTGGCCAAGATCGGTCTTGCTGTGGTGCTGCGCGGTGGCATGCTCGTAATGCCCCATCCCTTCCTGGCAAGgcagtggccatattgcagaaaCAACATCATCCTGCACTCGTACTGTGAGCACATGGccgtggtgaagctggcctgcgcTGACATCCGCATGAGTAGTTATTATAGCCTCTTTGTGATATTCTCTGTGATTGGTCTGGATGTGTTTTTTATCACTTTTTCCTATATCAATATCCTTTGGGCCATCTTCAGAATCCCCACAAAGGATGCGCGGCTCAAGACTTTTGCGACCTGTGGGTCCCACCTCTGTATCATCTTAGCCTTTTACATTCCAggactcttctccttcctcatgtACCGATTTGGTCACAATGTGGCCCTGCATTTCCACATTCTTATGGCCAACGtgtacctcctgctgccccccatgctaaaccccatcatctatggagtgaggaccaaacagattcGGGACAGATTGATCTGGCTCTTTGCTCATAAAGGGATGTAA